A region of Rhipicephalus microplus isolate Deutch F79 unplaced genomic scaffold, USDA_Rmic scaffold_65, whole genome shotgun sequence DNA encodes the following proteins:
- the LOC142790026 gene encoding uncharacterized protein LOC142790026, whose translation MPSMERGLLRTSRAIEGHQPCRVTVTTTQANAGDKQRKHCVKDKANCDRMMEPMTAAAPTSLGRQVVGLECLKLPARLLVCSFCTCQSTACANQCLLKALDLTSARKNTSLSNPSIEGGPIFVKEGLVIIGRIVLKEGRTAQYSTRGHKKGDTDKRCHIQTLLSLKGTVFEDTWWRCQYMPSTEDTLKGGG comes from the exons ATGCCGTCCATGGAGCGTGGACTGCTTCGAA CGTCACGGGCAATCGAAGGGCACCAGCCATGCCGCGTAACCGTGACAACTACGCAGGCTAATGCAGGAGACAAACAGCGTAAGCACTGTGTGAAAGACAAGGCAAATTGTGACCGTATGATGGAACCGATGACCGCTGCAGCACCCACATCACTTGGAAGACAAGTTGTTGGGTTGGAGTGCC TAAAACTGCCTGCAAGGCTTCTCGTGTGTTCTTTCTGTACCTGTCAGAGCACTGCCTGTGCTAACCAGTGCCTTTTGAAAGCTTTAGACCTGACTTCGGCAAGGAAGAATACATCTTTATCCAACCCAAGTATTGAGG GTGGACCTATCTTTGTGAAAGAGGGACTCGTCATAATTGGCCGGATAGTCCTAAAGGAAGGACGAACAGCGCAATACTCTACACGGGGACACAAAAAAggagacacagacaagcgctgccACATTCAAACTCTACTTAGTCTTAAAGGGACAGTGTTTGAAGACACGTGGTGGCGCTGCCAGTATATGCCGTCAACAGAAGATACTTTGAAAGGAG gtggctgA